Below is a genomic region from Planctomycetaceae bacterium.
ACAATCCCGTGGACCAGTCAATCTGGTAACGCTGCCATGCAACTGCGATCGTGATGATCCGCAGGACATTCATCAGCCCTGCGAAACAAACGCCACTCAGCAGCATGATGAGAGAGTGGATTCGACCCCGGCGTTTCATGGCGATCACCAGGGCTGCGAGAAATAATACAGTGAACAGCGACTGAACCCCGCTGCAGGCTTCTTCGACGAGGAATCGTTTACCCGGGAAATCCAGAACATTTCCCGACCGAATGTGGATGAAGCCGAATTGATGAAGTGACTTGCTTGCGAACCGAGTCGTCAATGACTGTAACGACTGAATCACCTGCACATCGCCATTTGACGGAAGCCGCAGTGTGAGTGCGGGCAGCAGCGCCAGAGACGTTAAGCGACGTCGGGAAACCATGACATCCTGATTCCCGATGCACCAGGCCAGAGTCAAACAGAAGGCACCGATCGCCATGAGCCACGGTGAAAAGATAGCCAGCGAAGCGAGCACGAACAGGACATCCAGACCAATCAGGGAAGTCGTTCGCCAGTCTTTATGAAACACCCCGGAAGATCGTTGCCGAGCGAGCAGCAGGAATGCCAACAGGGCAAAGGGAAAGAACTGATAGTGAGTTTGGTGTCGCCAGAGTCCGACGTAATACAGCACAAGGAACGGCAAATGGGCGACAACCCAGGCGAACGCAACCGGATTGTTACGAGCGTAACCCACCAGTTGAACCGGCAGGGACGTGATCTTATCTTTGAAGCTTGGGGGTGTCTGGTCCATAACCCGACATTCTGCCATTCACTCGGGAGATTGCAATTCAAAAAAATCCCTGCACGAACTTCCATGGCCGTCGGAATGTTCACTTTTCAGATCAGGGCGGCAGAACCCGTATCTTCGCTGAGTTCGCTGATGCCACTCTCCCACAGGATCGTTCTCTCACGCAGGGATGGTGGCAATGCCCGTTTTAGTCTGCGCCGAGCCTCTGTTTCCGTCGTTCGCGTGCTCAGGTGGGAGAGGATGATCAGTTCGTTGTTGAAAAGATCCGCGCGTTCCAGGATGTCATCCAGATGCATATGGCCGAATTTGTGTATCTTCTCTTTTCGATGATCGGGGCGAAAGAAGGTCATTTCCGTGATCAGCACCTGAGCATTGAAGACATCAGGGTGCCCATCCAGGCCCTTCGGGGATGTGTCGCCCGTGAAGCAAACCAACGGGGTGAGCGTTTCATTCGTCACTTCGGCGCCGCTGAGTCGAATGTCGCGAATCTGATCCCCGCTTAGCCCCTGAAACTCAGCCTTCAGCTTCTTACGGCAGTCGTAAACGATGTAGCCAACTGATTCGACGGTATGTTTGGTCGCAAACACAGTCACTCGGTGTTCACGCGAAAGCGTGATTTCGTCGCCCTCTTTCACACCGACCAATTCACACACCATCCGCCCACGATCCAGCCGTTGCCAGGCTCGCATCATTTGCCAGACCGGGTCGACAATCTCGATGGGAAGATAGATGACTGGGGGTTCCATCTTCATCATCCGGCGACGGGCGACGTAGACGGGCAGAGCGGCCATGTGATCGAGGTGACCATGGGAAACAAAGAACTTTGGCGTACCCATAAACGACCACGGGCTGGCGCCAAGATCAAAGCCCAGTTTCAGTTCAGGGATTCGCCAGTACGTCTGTACCGCTGCGCGTGAATAGCCCTCAATTGTCAGCGCTTTGTGGCGGACGGAGTGCAGCGGGAGATTCTCTAACATGAATACGTTTCAATTCTCTTGAGTCGGTGCGTGCTTCTGAACGGCATTCACAACTTCGATGTGAAATCGGCCGTTGGTAACAACCATTCCTTCATTCCGTGCGAGAGTGGAACCACGGCTGAAATCTGCATCATTGCCATGAATATCTGTAACGCGCCCTCCCGCCTCTTCTACGACAAGCACTCCGCCTGCATGGTCCCAGATTTTTTCCTGATAACCCTTTCTGGTCGGCAAACGAAGATACAAGTCTGCATCTCCCCTCGCGACAGCCAGGTATTTGCATTGACTGTCAATTCGGTAGGGTTCTCGAGTGATTCCCAGTTCAGACGCAATCATCCCGGACCAGTCATGCGAACTGTGCCCGCTCTCGACGGATTCGCAGAAACGTGATTCACTGCTCGCGGAAGTCGTCGTTACGGCGAGGCGTACGGGGGCGGAACCAGGTGCATCAAGAGCCTGCATCCAGCTACCATGCCCTCGAACCGCCCAGGCCAGAACCCCAACCGGGGCATCCGCATCGGCATCACGGAATCTCATATTGGGGCAACCCAGGACGCCGACTTCGATTTTCCCGTCAACAATCAGAGCCAGAGAAATGGCGTACTGTTCGTTACGCAGAAACCCCTTTGTTCCATCAATCGGATCCAGAGTCCAGAAACGCGGCCGATAGTCCTGCAGGCCGCCGCGGTCGATCCAGTCACAGACCTGATCTGCAGTGCACGTGACCCCGACGGCGTTGCATTCGGCAACAACCCGCGTGAGAAACTCGGCGCCTTCCGGGGTTCGAAGCTCCGCGGCCCCCTCCTCCCCGATGACGGGATCCGAAGGAAATGTCCCTTCAAGTGTGTGGCAAATCAGGGCCTGACTCGCGAAGTCAGCGACCGTGACCGGGCTCTTGTCTTTCTTAGCCAGAGAATCCGTCGAAATGGCTGACTGCACCGCTCGGCAGACAACGGCAGCCTGACGAACGGCTGCCAGTGCTGTTTGTAATTCTGCGTGAAAGACGGTGGCTGGATAAGGTGAAGGTTCGGCAGACATGGTCTTCGTGTCCCTGTATCTATTCTAAGGTGTTTGAGCGGCGTGGTTTAGCTCACACGATTGCGGGAGTCTACACTGTGAGGGCAATGTGTCTCAGTTTGAAGTGATTCCCTTCTGTCGGACTGGGGTTCACCTTGCTGGATGTCGGAGTGATGCCTAGAATCCGCCGCTTTTCAGCTGCTTGTAACTTGTTTTGTTGCCAGATCTTGCGGCTGCAGACCCCTGGATTTATTTGTGCAGGCCGTTTCGTCAGTCGCCGTACTCGGAGCTACCGGGTCTATTGGAACGAGTTGTCTGGATGTTATCCGCAGACACCGTTCACGAATGCGCGCTGTGGGGTTGACGGCGTACCGAAACTCGGGGTTGCTTCGTCAGCAGGTTGCTGAATTTCAGCCCGACTGGGCGATTCTGGACAGCCAGTGCCGCGGAACCTTCATCGACGATTCACCCACCCGCTGGCATTTTGATCTCGAACTGGTCTGCGACTTGGTCCGACGACCGGACGTGGATGTGGTTGTTTCTGCCATGGTCGGCGCGGCTGGATTGCCGGCCACCATCGCTGCAGTCGATGCCGGCAAAAGGGTGGCTCTTGCGAATAAGGAAACAATGGTCGTCGCTGGCGCATTGGTGATGAATCGTGCGGCAGAAACGGGAGCGACCATCATTCCGGTCGACAGTGAACACAGTGCCGTGTACCAATGCCTTCAAAGTGGTCGTCCTGCCGAAGTTAAACGTGTCGTCCTGACAGCCAGCGGTGGTCCCTTTCGGGGATGGACTCGAAGTCAACTCCAGACGGTGACGCCGCAGATGGCCTTAAAACACCCCACATGGCAAATGGGCCGAAAAATTACGATCGATTCGGCCACGATGATGAATAAGGCGCTTGAGATCATCGAAGCAAGGTGGCTGTTCGGACTCTCGCGACATCAACTGGCTGTCGTCATACATCCTCAGTCGGTCATTCATTCTCTCGTGGAGTTTGCCGATGGGGCTGTCATCACGCAAATGTCGCCTCCGGACATGCGACTTCCCATCCAGTATGCGTTAACCTATCCCAGTCGTCTGGACTGCCCGGCGCCTTCAGTGGACTGGGCGTCCCCGATGAATCTTGAGCTCAGCCCGCCCGATTTCGATACCTTTCCAGCACTCCGGCTGGGTTTCGAGGTCGCCGAAGCTGGTGGGAGCGCAGGAGTTGTTCTGAACGCTGCGAACGAAGTGGCTGTGGAACGATTCCTGAATCTTGAATTGCGTTTTGATCAGATCACACAGGTGGCAGAAGAGATTCTGCGCCATCATCAATACGACGCCAGCCCGGGTTTGCATAGCCTCATGCAACTCGACGGGTGGGCGCGGAAGGAAGCTCTACGGTGGACACCCTGATTCCCAATCTTCTCGCTGCAGTCGACATTGCCTCGATTGGTACCACAATTTTCAACGGTCTGCTCGTGATTCTGGGGCTCGGGTTGGTGGTCTTCTTTCATGAGCTCGGCCATTTTGCTGTGGCGAAATGGTGCAATGTTCATGTGGAACGATTCAGTATCGGGTTCGGCCCGATTCTATGGAGTCGTCAGAAAGGTGAAACGGAGTACGCACTGTCTGCCTTTCCATTTGGTGGCTATGTCAAAATGCTGGGGCAGGATGACATGGATGCCAATCAGATGACCAGCGATGAGATTGCCGAAAATCCGCGGGCTTATTCCGCAAAGACAGTTCCGCAGAGAATGGCCATCATTTCTGCGGGAGTCATCATGAACGTCGTTACCGGCTTTCTCTTCTTTGTAATCTGCTATTACCTTGGCGTCGAAGAACCGTCTCCACTGGTGGGATCCGTGATGCCCGGTTCTCCTGCATGGACCGCAGGCATGCGCCCCGGTGATCGCATTGAATCCATCAATGGCGAAAAGATTCAGAATTTTTCAGACATCCTGAATTCCGTGATTCTGTCCAGTGGTGACCTGCGCTTCCAGGGGACGCACGCCGACGGGAAAGCCTTTGATGAAGTCATCACACCGGAACGAATCGAAAAGACTCGTTCTGTTGGTCTGATTCCGTCATTGACTGCTCAGTTGAGTCCTGACATCGTCGATGACGATATCAAGGCAATCGCGATGCAGGGGCTTCCATCCCAAAAAGCCAATGGCGAGTTCCTGCCCGGCGATCAGGTGATCGCGGTTCAGGGGGAGCCCATCACTTCGTTCAGCCAACTGAGCTACCTGACTGCGAAGTATGCCTCTGAAGATCTCGTGTATGAGATGGAACGACACACCGGCAAGAGCAGCGGTGATTCCGATTCTGTCTCCACGGTTAAAATCACAATCCCTCCCGCTCCCATCAAGTCGATTGGGCTCTGGATGTCGATGGGACCAGTCAAGGCCATCCGAAAAGGATCAATCGCGGAAGAACAGGGACTTCAGGTCGGGGATCGAATTGTCAAAGTGGACGGCATTGCTCCCGGAACGGAAATGGACCCGCTCAGGCTTCCTGTTTACTTTGCGGAACGTGCCGGGGGCGAAGTGAAGGTCGTCGTCAATCGCCAGACGGTCGCTGGTGATCAGGAAGTCGAATTGACTTTGACTCCCGACGAATCGCCCGGCTGGCTTGAACGCCCTTTGCGCCAAACAGCCCCGCTTCCTATTCCTTC
It encodes:
- a CDS encoding MBL fold metallo-hydrolase; its protein translation is MLENLPLHSVRHKALTIEGYSRAAVQTYWRIPELKLGFDLGASPWSFMGTPKFFVSHGHLDHMAALPVYVARRRMMKMEPPVIYLPIEIVDPVWQMMRAWQRLDRGRMVCELVGVKEGDEITLSREHRVTVFATKHTVESVGYIVYDCRKKLKAEFQGLSGDQIRDIRLSGAEVTNETLTPLVCFTGDTSPKGLDGHPDVFNAQVLITEMTFFRPDHRKEKIHKFGHMHLDDILERADLFNNELIILSHLSTRTTETEARRRLKRALPPSLRERTILWESGISELSEDTGSAALI
- the rseP gene encoding RIP metalloprotease RseP translates to MDTLIPNLLAAVDIASIGTTIFNGLLVILGLGLVVFFHELGHFAVAKWCNVHVERFSIGFGPILWSRQKGETEYALSAFPFGGYVKMLGQDDMDANQMTSDEIAENPRAYSAKTVPQRMAIISAGVIMNVVTGFLFFVICYYLGVEEPSPLVGSVMPGSPAWTAGMRPGDRIESINGEKIQNFSDILNSVILSSGDLRFQGTHADGKAFDEVITPERIEKTRSVGLIPSLTAQLSPDIVDDDIKAIAMQGLPSQKANGEFLPGDQVIAVQGEPITSFSQLSYLTAKYASEDLVYEMERHTGKSSGDSDSVSTVKITIPPAPIKSIGLWMSMGPVKAIRKGSIAEEQGLQVGDRIVKVDGIAPGTEMDPLRLPVYFAERAGGEVKVVVNRQTVAGDQEVELTLTPDESPGWLERPLRQTAPLPIPSIGAAFQVIPRIAHVVPDSEAGRSGVFHEGQKVTSIELLHADPENFKPDAFGKTSKPQVISLTELEKRNPGTIEDINWAYAFVDIQQVPDRQVKIVVQDGEKNVDFILKEHETESDWNLWIRGINGWKSASDLKKATSLGEALSMGLHRTKSTGISIYMTLQSLIFGNLPADSISGPLGIVSIGTKVASKGLIELMVFLGFLSINLAIINFLPSPVLDGGHMVFLIWEGVARRKPNA
- the dxr gene encoding 1-deoxy-D-xylulose-5-phosphate reductoisomerase, which produces MQAVSSVAVLGATGSIGTSCLDVIRRHRSRMRAVGLTAYRNSGLLRQQVAEFQPDWAILDSQCRGTFIDDSPTRWHFDLELVCDLVRRPDVDVVVSAMVGAAGLPATIAAVDAGKRVALANKETMVVAGALVMNRAAETGATIIPVDSEHSAVYQCLQSGRPAEVKRVVLTASGGPFRGWTRSQLQTVTPQMALKHPTWQMGRKITIDSATMMNKALEIIEARWLFGLSRHQLAVVIHPQSVIHSLVEFADGAVITQMSPPDMRLPIQYALTYPSRLDCPAPSVDWASPMNLELSPPDFDTFPALRLGFEVAEAGGSAGVVLNAANEVAVERFLNLELRFDQITQVAEEILRHHQYDASPGLHSLMQLDGWARKEALRWTP
- a CDS encoding 3'(2'),5'-bisphosphate nucleotidase, whose amino-acid sequence is MSAEPSPYPATVFHAELQTALAAVRQAAVVCRAVQSAISTDSLAKKDKSPVTVADFASQALICHTLEGTFPSDPVIGEEGAAELRTPEGAEFLTRVVAECNAVGVTCTADQVCDWIDRGGLQDYRPRFWTLDPIDGTKGFLRNEQYAISLALIVDGKIEVGVLGCPNMRFRDADADAPVGVLAWAVRGHGSWMQALDAPGSAPVRLAVTTTSASSESRFCESVESGHSSHDWSGMIASELGITREPYRIDSQCKYLAVARGDADLYLRLPTRKGYQEKIWDHAGGVLVVEEAGGRVTDIHGNDADFSRGSTLARNEGMVVTNGRFHIEVVNAVQKHAPTQEN